A window of the Natronomonas salina genome harbors these coding sequences:
- a CDS encoding VC_2705 family sodium/solute symporter: MMGATAVPLQESLLPEALDISFKTIPAILVLGMLALFLAIGFVFRVADTENMWVAGRSIGNLENGMAIGANWMSAASYLGMAASIALAGFYGLVYVVGWTTGYFILLIFLAAQLRRFGKYTAPDFVGDRFNSDSARAIAAVTTFLIGFVYAIGQAKGMALVGLYVFGDFGGVVPGLDGYQVMVVAMMAITVGYLTLSGMLGATKNQAVQYVILIVAFLGGLFVVGFTNGYSTVLPQIEYGMLIDDLGSEFSEPFATSSYYLWIATTFSLIFGTCGLPHVLVRFYTVESERTARWSTVWGLFFICLLYWSAPAFAAFGTSLYTENVSPTYGEPGMSSAASEVIVVLAAQLSNLPTWFVGFVAAGGIAAAIATVAGLFIAGSSAISHDIYTNIINEDATQRQQILVGRLSILALGFITTLAALDPASSIAALVGYAFALAASVLFPMFFLGMWWENTNREGALAGMTTGLVLWSLPMINEIVPNYVTGLEAPLSAGMAQWMPAIGSALITMPIVFAVTIGVSLVTDEPPMETKRVVRQCHSPEPMSQQQTAEDVVATDGGNETPADD, encoded by the coding sequence ATGATGGGCGCCACCGCGGTCCCGCTGCAGGAGAGCCTGCTGCCGGAGGCCCTGGACATCTCGTTCAAGACGATCCCCGCGATACTCGTCCTGGGGATGCTGGCGCTGTTCCTCGCCATCGGGTTCGTCTTCCGGGTGGCCGACACCGAGAACATGTGGGTCGCCGGCCGATCCATCGGGAACCTCGAGAACGGGATGGCGATCGGCGCCAACTGGATGTCGGCCGCGTCGTACCTCGGGATGGCGGCGTCGATCGCCCTCGCGGGGTTCTACGGGCTGGTGTACGTCGTCGGCTGGACGACGGGGTACTTCATCCTGCTCATCTTCCTGGCCGCGCAGCTGCGCCGGTTCGGGAAGTACACCGCGCCGGACTTCGTCGGGGACCGCTTCAACTCCGACAGCGCCCGCGCCATCGCCGCGGTGACGACGTTCCTCATCGGGTTCGTCTACGCCATCGGCCAGGCGAAGGGGATGGCCCTGGTCGGCCTGTACGTCTTCGGCGACTTCGGGGGGGTCGTCCCCGGCCTGGACGGCTACCAGGTGATGGTCGTCGCGATGATGGCCATCACGGTCGGCTACCTGACGCTGTCCGGGATGCTGGGCGCGACGAAGAACCAGGCGGTCCAGTACGTCATCCTCATCGTGGCGTTCCTGGGCGGCCTGTTCGTCGTCGGCTTCACGAACGGCTACTCGACGGTGCTCCCGCAGATCGAGTACGGGATGCTCATCGACGACCTCGGAAGCGAGTTCTCCGAGCCGTTCGCCACGTCGAGCTACTACCTGTGGATCGCGACGACGTTCTCGCTGATCTTCGGGACCTGCGGTCTGCCGCACGTGCTGGTGCGGTTCTACACGGTCGAGAGCGAGCGGACCGCCCGCTGGTCGACGGTATGGGGGCTGTTCTTCATCTGCCTGCTGTACTGGAGCGCCCCGGCCTTCGCGGCCTTCGGCACCAGCCTCTACACCGAGAACGTCAGCCCGACCTACGGTGAGCCCGGCATGAGCAGCGCGGCCAGCGAGGTCATCGTCGTGCTGGCGGCCCAGCTGTCGAACCTGCCCACGTGGTTCGTCGGCTTCGTCGCGGCGGGCGGCATCGCCGCCGCCATCGCGACGGTCGCCGGGCTGTTCATCGCCGGCTCCTCGGCGATCAGCCACGACATCTACACGAACATCATCAACGAGGACGCGACCCAGCGCCAGCAGATCCTCGTCGGTCGCCTGAGCATCCTGGCGCTCGGCTTCATCACGACGCTGGCGGCGCTTGACCCCGCCTCCTCGATCGCCGCGCTGGTCGGCTACGCGTTCGCGCTGGCCGCGTCGGTGCTCTTCCCGATGTTCTTCCTCGGGATGTGGTGGGAGAACACCAACCGGGAGGGCGCCCTCGCCGGGATGACGACGGGGCTGGTCCTGTGGTCCCTCCCGATGATCAACGAGATCGTCCCGAACTACGTCACCGGCCTCGAGGCGCCGCTGTCGGCGGGCATGGCGCAGTGGATGCCCGCCATCGGGTCGGCGCTCATCACGATGCCCATCGTCTTCGCGGTCACCATCGGTGTCTCGCTGGTGACGGACGAACCGCCGATGGAGACGAAGCGCGTCGTCCGGCAGTGTCACAGCCCGGAGCCGATGAGCCAGCAGCAGACGGCGGAGGACGTCGTCGCCACCGACGGGGGCAACGAGACCCCCGCGGACGACTAG
- a CDS encoding universal stress protein, translated as MYDRILVPTDGSDVAENAVEHALDIADQYGAEVHALYVVDTDSMSLTLGGEQLDRIEQGRFDEMEDVKAKADAATGYVAERARARGLDVVEHTSAGRPHEMVANYADNHDVDLVVMGSHGRAGVKRALLGSVTERVLRETHVPVLVVDIQQNG; from the coding sequence ATGTACGACAGGATACTCGTCCCGACGGACGGCAGCGACGTCGCGGAGAACGCCGTCGAGCACGCGCTCGACATCGCCGACCAGTACGGGGCCGAGGTGCACGCCCTGTACGTCGTCGACACGGACTCGATGAGCCTGACGCTCGGCGGCGAGCAGCTCGACCGCATCGAGCAGGGCCGGTTCGACGAGATGGAGGACGTGAAGGCCAAGGCCGACGCGGCCACCGGCTACGTCGCCGAGCGGGCCCGCGCCCGCGGACTCGACGTCGTCGAGCACACCTCGGCGGGTCGGCCCCACGAGATGGTCGCCAACTACGCCGACAACCACGACGTCGACCTCGTGGTGATGGGCTCGCACGGCCGCGCCGGCGTCAAGCGCGCGCTGCTCGGGAGCGTCACCGAGCGCGTGCTCCGCGAGACGCACGTGCCCGTCCTCGTCGTCGACATCCAGCAGAACGGCTGA
- a CDS encoding cob(I)yrinic acid a,c-diamide adenosyltransferase codes for MSDPTPPGKGRTPAAREIEPAAPEEFGLVQVWWGDGKGKTTATLGMAFRAAGHGYRVHVLQFMKGGADSVEDVRGEYNAMAAVPGLSYENLGHYGWHAMNDGTDERDHAAEADAGLERARELVDAAAAADLSTPLPLDGDAGAGMHMLVLDEVLYAADRGLVDPDDVVALVESKPDRLELVLSGSHERPAYLEDHADLVTEVRKGKHPIDAGQRARKGTEY; via the coding sequence ATGAGCGACCCGACACCGCCCGGGAAGGGCCGGACGCCGGCCGCCCGCGAGATCGAACCCGCCGCCCCCGAGGAGTTCGGCCTCGTGCAGGTCTGGTGGGGCGACGGCAAGGGCAAGACCACCGCGACCCTCGGGATGGCGTTCCGCGCGGCCGGCCACGGCTACCGCGTCCACGTCCTGCAGTTCATGAAGGGCGGCGCCGACAGCGTCGAGGACGTCCGCGGCGAGTACAACGCCATGGCCGCCGTCCCCGGGCTCAGCTACGAGAACCTCGGCCACTACGGCTGGCACGCGATGAACGACGGCACCGACGAGCGCGACCACGCCGCCGAGGCCGACGCTGGCCTGGAGCGCGCCCGCGAACTCGTCGACGCGGCGGCCGCGGCGGACCTCTCGACGCCGCTTCCCCTCGACGGCGACGCCGGCGCGGGGATGCACATGCTCGTCCTCGACGAGGTGCTCTACGCCGCCGACCGCGGGCTCGTCGACCCCGACGACGTCGTGGCCCTCGTCGAGTCGAAACCCGACCGCCTCGAACTCGTCCTGTCGGGCAGCCACGAGCGCCCGGCCTACCTCGAGGACCACGCCGACCTGGTCACCGAGGTCCGGAAAGGGAAGCACCCCATCGACGCCGGCCAGCGCGCCCGGAAAGGTACCGAGTACTGA
- a CDS encoding GNAT family N-acetyltransferase, with protein sequence MELTTDEKSDGETFRDIAGRSMRASYSLSPDQIENVVHTAFGDEAVADRAENDDEVVVTAEEDGEMVGFATGTVTDTDDGEIDWLFVAPEARGQEIGTQLFEEVQAELEARGAETVRALVLSENEEGEMFFEQFGLEQTGSREQAIGDQDFATHVYGPHGDETDEELHKPDTVTTEDGDTVYTGDEELSGKQAPFLVLYEDDDRTEQYGFFCTNCGTMANAADGLDRVDCDTCGNESRAEEWDGGYL encoded by the coding sequence ATGGAGCTCACCACCGACGAGAAATCAGACGGCGAGACGTTCCGAGACATCGCCGGCCGGTCGATGCGCGCCTCCTACTCTCTGAGCCCCGACCAGATCGAGAACGTCGTCCACACGGCGTTCGGCGACGAGGCCGTCGCCGACCGCGCCGAGAACGACGACGAAGTGGTCGTCACCGCCGAGGAGGACGGCGAGATGGTCGGATTCGCGACCGGCACGGTCACCGACACCGACGACGGGGAGATCGACTGGCTGTTCGTCGCGCCGGAGGCCCGCGGCCAGGAGATTGGGACGCAACTGTTCGAGGAGGTCCAGGCGGAACTGGAGGCGCGGGGCGCCGAGACCGTCCGGGCGCTCGTCCTCTCGGAGAACGAGGAGGGGGAGATGTTCTTCGAGCAGTTCGGCCTCGAGCAGACCGGCAGCCGGGAGCAGGCCATCGGCGACCAGGACTTCGCGACGCACGTCTACGGTCCCCACGGCGACGAGACCGACGAGGAGCTGCACAAGCCCGACACGGTCACGACGGAGGACGGCGACACCGTCTACACCGGCGACGAGGAGCTCTCCGGCAAGCAGGCGCCGTTCCTGGTGCTCTACGAGGACGATGACCGCACCGAACAGTACGGCTTCTTCTGTACGAACTGCGGGACGATGGCCAACGCCGCCGACGGCCTCGACCGCGTCGACTGCGACACCTGCGGCAACGAGAGCCGAGCCGAGGAGTGGGACGGCGGCTACCTGTAA